DNA sequence from the Nitrospinota bacterium genome:
ACAAACCCTTCGGAAGCCTTCAGTATCTTCTTTTTGCGTGCCCGTGAGGCGGGACCGCCCTTTACCCTTGCCATTGTTTTCCTCCTCGCTTCAGAACTGGTACGGCATCATTTTTTTAATTCGTTTCAGGTCGCCCGGATGTTCCACTATCGTGGTGCCGCGGGCCTGGCGTTTGCTTTTCGCGTTCTTATTGGACAACAGGTGGCGCGTATTGGCGTTTTTCTTCTTCACCTTGCCCGATCCGGTCACCCTGAACCGCTTCGACGCGGATTTCTTGGTCTTAATCTTCGGCACTGACTTCTCCTTCCTTCGGTTGGACTGGTTTCTTAACTTCTTCGGCCGCGGCCTTTCCCGCCGGCTTGGACGCCGCCGCTTTGGGCGCCGCCGGTTTGCCCTTCGCGGGCTTGGGCTCCAGCATGATGCTCATCGTGCGCCCTTCCAGCTTCGGCTGCTGCGTCACGAAGGCAAACTCGTCGGTGTCTTTCACGTACCGGTCCAGCATCGCCCTGCCGAGGTCGGCATGGTCTATCTGGCGTCCCTTGAAAAACACCGTCACTTTCGCCTTATTCCCTTCGCCCAGGAAGCGCATGATATGAACCAGCTTGAACTGGTAATCATGCTCGCTCGTCCGGGGGGTC
Encoded proteins:
- the rpmI gene encoding 50S ribosomal protein L35 → MPKIKTKKSASKRFRVTGSGKVKKKNANTRHLLSNKNAKSKRQARGTTIVEHPGDLKRIKKMMPYQF
- a CDS encoding translation initiation factor IF-3; protein product: MGSEGTGPKPGFGASKNFRVVDKDGLRVNNQIRVPEITVIDEKGENLGVMRTSEAVAQANSRGLDLVEVSPQAKPPVCKYMDYGKFKYRKNKKAHEAKRHQKIIKVKEVKLTPRTSEHDYQFKLVHIMRFLGEGNKAKVTVFFKGRQIDHADLGRAMLDRYVKDTDEFAFVTQQPKLEGRTMSIMLEPKPAKGKPAAPKAAASKPAGKAAAEEVKKPVQPKEGEVSAED